AGCCTGTCGGCCGTCGGCGAACGACGCGACGAGAGCTGACCGGCGCCGCCCTCGCGCGGCGGCGCCCCACCCGTTACCCGGAATTCGCCATGGCACTCGAAACCTTCAACAATTCCGAGCCGTTCACGTTCGGCGTCGAGCTGGAAATCCAGATCGTCAACACCCACAACTACGACCTGACCAAGGCCGCCTCCGACCTGATGCGGCTGGTCGAGAACGAGCCGCATCCCGGCAACATCACGCCGGAGATCACCGAGAGCATGATCGAGCTGTCGACCGGCATCTGCCATTCGCACGATCAGGCGCTCGGCGAACTGCATGCGATTCGTGACGTGCTCGTGAAAGCGGCCGACCATCTGAACGTCGGGCTGTGCGGCGGCGGCACCCACACGTTCCAGCAGTGGAGCGACCGGCAGATCTACGACGCGCCGCGCTTCCAGTACCTGTCCGAGCTGTACGGCTATCTGGCCAAGCAGTTCACGGTGTTCGGCCAGCACGTCCACATCGGCTGCCCCGACGCGGACAGCGCGCTGTTCCTGCTGCATTCGATGTCGCGCTACATCCCGCACTTCATCGCGCTGTCGGCGTCCTCGCCCTACGTGCAGAACGTCGACACGGGGTTTCATTCGGCACGCCTGAATTCGGTGTTCGCGTTCCCGATGTCGGGTCGCGCGCCGTACACGCTGACCTGGGACGGTTTCGAGGAGTATTTCTCGAAGATGGTCAACACCGGCGTGGTCAACAGCATGAAGGACTTCTACTGGGACATCCGGCCGAAGCCCGGTTTCGGCACGATCGAGGTGCGCGTGATGGACACGCCGCTGTCGGTCGACCGCGCGGCCGCGATCGCCTGCTACATCCAGACCCTCGCGCGCTACCTGCTGCTCGACAAGCCGCTCATGCTGTCCGAGGACGATTACCTGGTCTACACCTTCAACCGTTTCGAGGCCTGCCGCTTCGGGCTGGAGGGCACCTGCGTGAACCCGCAGACGGGCGAGCGGCGCACCATCGCCGAGGACATCCTCGCCACGCTCGACCGGCTCGCGCCGCATGCGGCCGCGCTCGATTCGCGCGCGGCGCTCGACGAGATCGGTTCGCTGGCCCGGGCGCGCGTGAACGACGCCTCATGGCTGCGCACCGTTTTCAAGCAGGAGAAATCGCTGAACGAGACGGTCCGCCAGCAGTGCCTGCGCTGGCGCGAATGAAAAAGACTATTTCCCGCGCCGGTGGCGCCGGTCGAATGGCCATCGATCAGCCGGCCGGCGCGAACAAACATAGTAGTCGCAAACAATTGTTGATCCGCCGCTGTGGATAACCAAAGGTTTACGTGCAAAGTCAAAGGCCTGGGATGATTCCCCGGGGCGCCGTGCCGGCCCGTCCGCGTGAAGTTGTTTGTTGAATGAAAGCGTGGCGGCGTCCGTACATGAGATTCGTTGCTGAAAAGCACAGCGAAAACGCTCGCTTATCCCACGTTTATCCACAGACTTATTTGGATAACTTAGCTGTGCGATTTTCCGCTCTCGCTTAGAATGTCGGCTTTGCGATCGACGGCGCCGGATAGCGTCGCGCTCGCATGCCGGTTCGTGGCGAATCAGGTCACGGTGAACGGGCGTTGGTGCGCCGTTCCGGGTACTGCATTTTGATGGCAGAGACCGGACACGGATCTCCCCACAAAGGCCGTCGGATGGATCCGAGGCCGGCAACAGCGAAAAGACTATGAGTGAAGGCGTTTACGGGAAGGAGGCGGCGGGTCGTGTGACCCATAGCCTGTTGCGATTAAGTACGGCCATGCGGAGCCAGGCATGGGATTGGGCGGAAGGCGCCGGCTTGACGCCGACCCAGGGCGAGATCCTGGTGCTGCTGCTCCAGCGCAAGGGGCCGATGCGGCTCGGTGAGATCGCACGCGAAACCCAGCTCACCGCGGCCACCACCAGCGATGCGGTCAGCACGCTCGAGGGCAAGGGTCTGGTGGAAAAGCGTCGTGCGCTCGACGACGGCCGCGCGCTCGCGGTGCGCCTGAGCGCCCGCGGCCGCACCGCGGCGAAGAAGGCGTTGCAATGGCCGGATTTCCTGTCGAAGGCGGTCGGCGTGCTCGGCAACGACGAGCAGGGCGCCCTGTACCGTTCGCTGCTGAAGGTGCTGCGCGAGCTGCAGGTGGCCGGCGAGGCGCCCCTGCACCGCATGTGCGTGACCTGCAAGCATTTCCAGCCCGGCAAGTCGGTCAGGAAGCCGTCGTACCGCTGCTCGCTGCTCGACCTGACGATGGCCGACAGCGACCTGCGCCTCGACTGCTCGGTGCATGAGGAAGCCGATGCGCTGACGCAGAAGAAGACCTGGAAGGTTTTCGCGCAGCTGTAAATTCGCCGCGCGTGGCGCGTCAGACGGAGTCCGGTTGATGAATGCAGAAGTCGTAGCGATCCGCCACGTTCACTTCGAGGATCTCGGCAGCTTCGAGCGCGTGCTCGGGGAACGCGGCCGGCGCGTGCGTTACGTCGACGTCGGCACGTCGCGCGTCGAGGTGCTCGACGCCTGCGGGCCGTCGCTGCTGGTGGTGCTGGGCGGCCCGATCAGCGCCTATGACGACGCGCTCTATCCGACCACCGCGCCGCTCGTCGAGCTGATCCGCCGGCGCATCGACGCCGGGCTGCCCACGCTCGGGATCTGTCTCGGCGCGCAGTTGATCGCGCGAGCGCTCGGCGCGCGCGTCTACGCCGGCAAGACCCGCGAACTCGGCTGGACCCCGCTCACGCTGACCGCGGCCGGCCAGGCCTCGCCGCTGCGCCATCTGGCGGGCACCGCCACCTCGATGCTGCACTGGCACGGCGATACCTTCGACCTGCCGCCCGGCGCGATCCACCTCGCCTCGACACCCGACTGCGCGCATCAGGCGTTTTCGTGGGGCCAGCATGTGCTCGCGCTGCAATGTCATCCCGAAGTGGCGGTCGAGAGCTTCGAGGCCTGGCTGATCGGCCATGCCGGCGAGATCGCCGCGACTCCCGGGGTGGATGCGCGGCAGCTGCGCGCCGACACCGCGCGCCACGGCCCGCAACTGGCGCCGGCCGCCGCGCGGATGTTCGGCGAGTGGCTCGCCTCGGTCGGGCTCTGAGCGGAACGCGGGGCGCTGCGGGGCCCGTTCCCTGCGCGCGGAAATGAGGAAATATCGATCGGCACGCCTGGCGTGCCGTTTTTGTTTTCTCGTAGCCACTGCGCGAACCGCCGGCGGGATCGGGCAGCGCGCGCCGTCAGCAGCGTTGCGCACCGCGTGCTAACCTCATCCGCTCCCGTTCCCCCTTGTAGCGAGCCACACGAGATGAGCGCCCTGTTTTCCCCCCTGTCGCTGCGCAGCCTGACGCTGCCGAACCGGATCGTCGTATCGCCGATGTGCCAGTACTCGGCCGAGCGCGGCGAGCCGACCGCCTGGCACACGATCCACCTTG
The genomic region above belongs to Burkholderia plantarii and contains:
- a CDS encoding glutamine amidotransferase, whose protein sequence is MNAEVVAIRHVHFEDLGSFERVLGERGRRVRYVDVGTSRVEVLDACGPSLLVVLGGPISAYDDALYPTTAPLVELIRRRIDAGLPTLGICLGAQLIARALGARVYAGKTRELGWTPLTLTAAGQASPLRHLAGTATSMLHWHGDTFDLPPGAIHLASTPDCAHQAFSWGQHVLALQCHPEVAVESFEAWLIGHAGEIAATPGVDARQLRADTARHGPQLAPAAARMFGEWLASVGL
- a CDS encoding MarR family winged helix-turn-helix transcriptional regulator → MSEGVYGKEAAGRVTHSLLRLSTAMRSQAWDWAEGAGLTPTQGEILVLLLQRKGPMRLGEIARETQLTAATTSDAVSTLEGKGLVEKRRALDDGRALAVRLSARGRTAAKKALQWPDFLSKAVGVLGNDEQGALYRSLLKVLRELQVAGEAPLHRMCVTCKHFQPGKSVRKPSYRCSLLDLTMADSDLRLDCSVHEEADALTQKKTWKVFAQL
- a CDS encoding YbdK family carboxylate-amine ligase, yielding MALETFNNSEPFTFGVELEIQIVNTHNYDLTKAASDLMRLVENEPHPGNITPEITESMIELSTGICHSHDQALGELHAIRDVLVKAADHLNVGLCGGGTHTFQQWSDRQIYDAPRFQYLSELYGYLAKQFTVFGQHVHIGCPDADSALFLLHSMSRYIPHFIALSASSPYVQNVDTGFHSARLNSVFAFPMSGRAPYTLTWDGFEEYFSKMVNTGVVNSMKDFYWDIRPKPGFGTIEVRVMDTPLSVDRAAAIACYIQTLARYLLLDKPLMLSEDDYLVYTFNRFEACRFGLEGTCVNPQTGERRTIAEDILATLDRLAPHAAALDSRAALDEIGSLARARVNDASWLRTVFKQEKSLNETVRQQCLRWRE